DNA from Burkholderiales bacterium:
AGACGCCAACGAGCGCCTGTCGCGCGCATGGGGGCAGGTGGGACACCTCAACGCGGTGATGAACAGCCCGGAGCTGCGCGAGGTCTACAACGCGAACCTGCCGAAGATCACGCAGTACTACACCGAGATCTCGCAGCACCAGGGGCTGTACGCCAAGTACAAGGCGCTGCGCGAGTCGCCCGCGTTCGATCGGCTCGCGCCCGCGCAGAGACGCGTGATCGAGAACGAGCTGCGCGACTTCAGGCTCGGCGGCGCCGAGCTCGCCGACAAGGACAAGGCGCGCTTCATGGAGATCCGCGAGCGGCTGTCGCAGCTCTCGTCGCGCTTTTCGGACAACCTGCTCGACGCGACGAACGCGTTCACGCATACGGTCACCGACCCGAAGCACGTCGCCGGCATCCCCGACGACGTGCTGCAGGCGGCGCGCGAAGCGGCGGAAGCCGACACCAACCAGGGCTGGAAATTCACGCTGCACGCCCCGTCGTACCTGCCGGTGCTGCAGTACGCCGAGCACCGGCCGTTGCGCGAGCTCATGTACAAGGCGTACGTGACGCGCGCGTCCGAGTTCGGCAAGCCCGAATGGAACAATACCCCGCTCATCGGCGAGATCCTCGGGCTGCGGCGCGAGATGGCGAAGCTGCTCGGCTTCGCGAGCTACGCCGAGTACTCGCTGACGCCGAAGATGGCCGACACGCCGCAGCAGGTGCTCGAATTCCTGAACGAGCTCGCGCTGCGCGCGAAGCCGTACGCCCAGCGCGACCTCGACGAGCTCGCCGACTTCGCGCGGACCGAGCTCGGCCTGCCCAAGCTCGAAGCGTGGGATGTCGCCTACGCGTCGGAGAAGCTGCGCGTCGCGCGCTACGCGTTCTCGGACCAGGAAGTGAAGCAGTACTTCCCCGAGACGACGGTCATGCCCGGCATGTTCAAGCTGATCGAAACGCTCTACGGGCTGACCATCGCGTCCACCGAGGCGCCGCTCTGGAACGGCGACGTGCGCTTCTACTCGATCCGCGACCGCGCGGGCGCGCTCGTGGGCGAGTTCTACGTCGATCTCTACGCGCGGCCGACCAAGCGCGGCGGCGCGTGGATGGACGAGGCGATCACCCGCCGCCGCAAGGCGAACGGCGTGCAGGTGCCGGTGGCGTACCTCAACTGCAACTTCTCGGCGCCGGTCGGCGGCAAGCCGGCGGTGTTCACCCACGACGAGGTGATCACGCTGTTCCACGAGTTCGGCCACGGGCTGCACCACCTGCTCACGCGCGTCGACTACCTCGGCGTGTCGGGCATCAACGGCGTCGAATGGGACGCGGTCGAGCTGCCGAGCCAGTTCATGGAGAACTTCTGCTGGGAGTGGGACGTCGTCGAGCCGATGACGCGCCACGTCGACACCGGTGCGAAGCTCCCGCGCGCCCTGTTCGACA
Protein-coding regions in this window:
- a CDS encoding M3 family metallopeptidase — protein: MNPLLDFSGLPRFADFKTEHVTPAVDTLIAENRELTERMVASDVPATWDDFVEPLEDANERLSRAWGQVGHLNAVMNSPELREVYNANLPKITQYYTEISQHQGLYAKYKALRESPAFDRLAPAQRRVIENELRDFRLGGAELADKDKARFMEIRERLSQLSSRFSDNLLDATNAFTHTVTDPKHVAGIPDDVLQAAREAAEADTNQGWKFTLHAPSYLPVLQYAEHRPLRELMYKAYVTRASEFGKPEWNNTPLIGEILGLRREMAKLLGFASYAEYSLTPKMADTPQQVLEFLNELALRAKPYAQRDLDELADFARTELGLPKLEAWDVAYASEKLRVARYAFSDQEVKQYFPETTVMPGMFKLIETLYGLTIASTEAPLWNGDVRFYSIRDRAGALVGEFYVDLYARPTKRGGAWMDEAITRRRKANGVQVPVAYLNCNFSAPVGGKPAVFTHDEVITLFHEFGHGLHHLLTRVDYLGVSGINGVEWDAVELPSQFMENFCWEWDVVEPMTRHVDTGAKLPRALFDKMLAAKNFQSGLHTVRQLEFALFDLHLHYDYDPAGATTPLELLERVRSQVAVILPPPYNRFPNNFSHIFAGGYAAGYYSYKWAEVLSADAYSLFEEHGVLDPVTGKLFWDEILSVGGSRPALESFKAFRGREPKIDALLRHSGMVETA